The genomic interval CTCCACCTTGGAAAGAGAAGAAAAAGTACCAAATATATCCCATAATCAACGGGCTGATAATAACCGGTAAATATATGACTGTACGAGTAACTGCCTTCATTTTTATACTTTGGTTCAACAGCAAGGCATATAATAAGCCAAGTACGTTTTGGAGAATAGTGCTGCCAATCCCGTATAGAAGTGTATTTTTGACTACAAGCCATGTTGTAGGATCTGCAAAAAGACGTTTATATTGATCAAATCCCACATGATCATATTCTTGCGAGAAACCATTCCAATTCGTAAAGGATAGTTGAATACCATTAAAAAACGGATATAAGATAAACAGAAATACTACAGCGAAACTTGGTAGGTACATCCACCAAAGTGAAGTTTGCTTTTTCACTTTAAGTTTCCTTGGTTTTTTGGTTACAGTGTACTCTGTTTCTGTGACTATCTCACTCATCTTTCACACTCCTTAATTAGACGTTAGGGTTAAATAAGTAAGGAGCGGACAGATATCCTCTCCTCAACAAACCCTTGCCACACATCGAAGTTACTGATTTCTTAAACGTGTATACTCTTCACCCATTTTTCCCGAAAGTTGTTCAGGTGTTAACGTATCAGCTAATAATTCCTGGCCTGTAGTTGCCATAACATCCCACATTCCACTTGGTAAATACACACGGTCAAAATACGGTTCAACCATTACATCCTCATACTGTTTGTAGTACTCAGAGAAATAGTTTTCAGCATCAACATTTGTTAGTGCATCAGGTGCCGATGTTCCTTCCGCCATAATTTTTAAGTTTTCAGGTTGTGAAATAAAGTCAATAAATGCTCTCGCTTCTTCAGGATGCTTTGTATTTTTTGAAATAGCGATCGTATAACGTTCGCCGCCAATCCAACTTTGTTTATCTCCCTCATGAAATGCTGGTACCGGCATTGTCCCTACTTTGACTTCTGGGTTTAATTCCGTTGCATCTGGTCCAAGTGAGCCAGCTACGAATGTAAAAGCAATTTTATCTTGTGCAATCAGCTCTGTCGCTTGTTGAATCTTTGCTGTTAACACATCTTCATTGATTAATCCCTTCTCTTGCATTTCTTTGATTTTTTCAGCTAGCGGAGTATATTTCGACCAATCAAATGATCCATCTTTCAACTCATCTCCATAACTATTTTTCTCATCTGTTATGACTAAAGGAGTAGCTAACTCATCGAAAATTTGTCCAATTGTCCAGTTATCTCCACCAGGAATCCATAAAGGCGTAACATCCCCTTTACTTTTTTCTTTAATCGTTTCAAGTGCTGTAATGAATTCATCGATTGTTTTTGGCGGCTTTACTCCATACTTTTCTAACACATTTACGTTATAACTAATGCCATCTTTTGCTTGGTTAATCGGGAAAGCGTATACTTTTCCACTGTCATCCTTAAGGATTTGGTCTAATGCCGGATCAAGATGCTGCACCCAATCCATATCCTTTTGATCAGCTACATATTCACCATAACGGAGCTGTGACCAGCCATGTGTATCAAATAAATCAGGCATATCATTCGCAGCCATTTTGACACGAAGCATATCTTCATATCCTCCACCAGGAAGGTTTAATTCAATATTTATTTCAGGATTTTCCTCTTCAAATTTTGCAACAACATTTTCAATTGCCTTTTTTTCTCCTTCATTAGACATTGTTAAGAAAAGCGATAATGAGACTTTTCCATCCCCTGTTGATTCATTTGAAGCACCTTTATTTGTACATCCAGCTGCAATTATTGTGAAAGCGATAACAAAAGTTATCAAACTCATAAACTTCTTCATTTACTTCCCCCACATTCTAATTAAGTAATAAATGAAAATGAATTCTTTGATGTGTGAGACAATGTTGTAAGTACAAAGCATTATTTTTGCCTTAAAACAAAACTTATTTTATAATATAATTCTAGATCTTTTTCCCTTTTAATAAGGGGAGATTGGAGATTGAAGAGTCTTAGGAACTAGTTCTTATTTAAATCAATTCTGCCAAATTGATTTTTTGAACCCTTTGACTTTTTAATCTCATTTTAACAGGCTATCAAAACCAAACTGATCTTCTATCTTTCCCCTACCATCACCCCCCTTAAGCTTCCTCATCTCGTTATATATTTTTCTTAACATTTGAGCTTTCACGAATACATAATTTGGTAGGAACCGTTATTTTCAACGGAATTTCTCTCCCATTTAATTGGTCGAGAAGTAATTGAACACCTATCCGACCCATTTGCTCCGTGTATACTTTTACAGAAGTCAAAGGTGTGCTCGCAAATTTAGCCATTTGAACATCATTGAAGCTCACAATTGCGACATCTTCAGGTACTCTAATATTCTCCTCTTGTAAAGCTCGCAAAGCTCCGATTGCCATTGAATCACTCGCAATAAAAAAGGCTTCTGGAAGATCCCCCCGTTTAATGACGTCATTCATTAGCTTATAACCTTGATTCATTGAAAACTCACCAATGAATACATGGTCTTCTCGATAAAGTCCTTTTCTTGTCATGAAATCTACGTATGTTGTATGACGCTTATCTTCAACCATTCGAAAAGTAATTTGCTCTCTTTCTCGTCCACCGAGATAGCCAATACTTTTATACCCTTGCTCAAACAAATGCTTTAAAGCACTCGTTGTAGCCTTTTCAAAATCTGAAATAACGGAATCATATTTATCCTCATCAGGTGAATAGTTAATAAACACAACATGGTCTAAACAATCGCTGATTCGGTTTAATTCACTTGGCTTCATAACACCAATAACAATTAACCCATCAACGTCATCAATAAATTGCTCTTGGAGATCTTCTGATAAACGAATGATCTTGTTAGAATAGATCCCTTGATTAAGACACTCACTCTCGACCCCGTTTCTTATTCCAGTAAAATACGGATCATTTATCCCGTCTTCTTCTTCCTCGCGAGTGTTTGCTAAAAAGATGCCTATTCGATGATTCGTTGTTTTCAAAAGCTTTTGTTCATTTTTTCGCTTCCTCACCGTTTTATAACCTAATTCCTTCGAAACCTCTAAAATTCGCTCTCTCGTTTCAGTTGTTACAGAAATAGTCGGATCATTGTTTAAAACTCTTGAAACAGTCGAACTCGAGACATTCGCGTGTGCTGCAATATCTTTGATCGTTGTCATTTGTACTACCTCACTATACCTCTGTTTAAGGAAAATTCTTTCTATTGTTTCACTAAATATTTACTTGATGATTAAATATTAACAGATGAATAAAACGCTTTCAATAAGTTTTTTAATAATTTCAACAATTTTGATTCTCTTTAATTACTTATATTACCTAGATAAATTAATGAATCACCTTCTCTTACCAGTAAATCAACAGTAAATCTTTACTAAATAATAAATTATTTACTGCTAAATACTTTTTTAACTTTTGATTGATTTACTAAATTTTTTCATATAAAAACCTTGATAGGCTTATTCCCTATCAAGGCTTCTTTTCTCTTCATCTAGTCATTTTCAAAGATTATAAACCAACATTGATATGCTCAAAAGCAGTTACATCAAAAAGTCCCTTATCCGTAAGTTTCAATTCAGGAATGACCGGCAAGCATAAGAATGATAAAATCATAAAAATATTTTGCGAATGGTTATCTACAATCATTTCTAGTTTTTCATGTAGGTCAGTTAATTGTTTTCCTACAAATTCATATGGTTGATCAGACATTAAACCAGCGATAGGAAGTTGAACTTCAGCCATCACTTCTCCATTTTTAACGATCACTAATCCGCCTTGAATGTTTCGTAATCGTTCGATTGCA from Metabacillus sediminilitoris carries:
- a CDS encoding ABC transporter substrate-binding protein, which produces MKKFMSLITFVIAFTIIAAGCTNKGASNESTGDGKVSLSLFLTMSNEGEKKAIENVVAKFEEENPEINIELNLPGGGYEDMLRVKMAANDMPDLFDTHGWSQLRYGEYVADQKDMDWVQHLDPALDQILKDDSGKVYAFPINQAKDGISYNVNVLEKYGVKPPKTIDEFITALETIKEKSKGDVTPLWIPGGDNWTIGQIFDELATPLVITDEKNSYGDELKDGSFDWSKYTPLAEKIKEMQEKGLINEDVLTAKIQQATELIAQDKIAFTFVAGSLGPDATELNPEVKVGTMPVPAFHEGDKQSWIGGERYTIAISKNTKHPEEARAFIDFISQPENLKIMAEGTSAPDALTNVDAENYFSEYYKQYEDVMVEPYFDRVYLPSGMWDVMATTGQELLADTLTPEQLSGKMGEEYTRLRNQ
- a CDS encoding LacI family DNA-binding transcriptional regulator gives rise to the protein MTTIKDIAAHANVSSSTVSRVLNNDPTISVTTETRERILEVSKELGYKTVRKRKNEQKLLKTTNHRIGIFLANTREEEEDGINDPYFTGIRNGVESECLNQGIYSNKIIRLSEDLQEQFIDDVDGLIVIGVMKPSELNRISDCLDHVVFINYSPDEDKYDSVISDFEKATTSALKHLFEQGYKSIGYLGGREREQITFRMVEDKRHTTYVDFMTRKGLYREDHVFIGEFSMNQGYKLMNDVIKRGDLPEAFFIASDSMAIGALRALQEENIRVPEDVAIVSFNDVQMAKFASTPLTSVKVYTEQMGRIGVQLLLDQLNGREIPLKITVPTKLCIRESSNVKKNI